One Podarcis raffonei isolate rPodRaf1 chromosome 18, rPodRaf1.pri, whole genome shotgun sequence genomic window carries:
- the CPAMD8 gene encoding C3 and PZP-like alpha-2-macroglobulin domain-containing protein 8 produces MPPPARRPGRAPWTLLLLPLCSLCGICTPSPDRRGYLVAVPSVFRAGVVETISVVIFNPAKETTVQIQLTVKGETVARGHGTVLGKGTIKLKVPPGLRGQAHLKVWGNRHLAEEGYIFHNHTTVTIDSKGASVFIQTDKPVYKPKQKVLINLFTVNPDLRPVDEKVEAYIVDPRGSRMIEWNNLKPVCCGVLNVSFPLSDQPVFGEWVIFAALQGQVYNKTFEVQKYVLPKFEVRIDPPRYIRDLSACEKATVHARYTFGKPVTGRLTINMTVNGVGYYKHESGHPVLKTMEIDGSADFDVCVSDMMPADVPEHFRGTVSIWATVTGADGSRQVTFDDSTPVQKQLVDIKYSRGTPKHFKPGLPYRAKVEVTYPDGSPADGVRVRVKAELTPKDNIYTSELVSRGGSVEFEIPSIPSAAQYVWLETKVTALGGASAGDQYLPSFLSISGWYSPSKCYIQLQMPERPFQVGEEASVVLKSTCPCNFTLYYEVVSRGNIVLSGVQPSDVTRQRSKRDVHGSGGVTHVPGTALRQGRLTHRRKGCGAPGHQALRGARPRVRGPRVESGEEAQHWGWSRWPLGAPFRVCGSAKEPQRSWGSKGPALSRALQINVFNLTASSGYKIAAFLPLPLGPTAPPAPEMNTCVTSVRFSVTPKMAPLGRLLAYYVREDGEGVTDSLQFAVKPSFENQVSVAFSTNETRPGDTLTLKVSAAKGSCVCLAAVDKSVHLLKPGFQLTTDQIFQEMADYDVSDAFGAAKEDGHFWWAGMSSRRRRSSIFPWHWDITKDARFAFTETGLVVMTDVVSLHHRQHGGMYTDEAVPAFQPHTGTLVASAPSRVAPRADKKKRTFFPETWLWRCFNVSDISREAQLRVETPGSITTWLAEAVGISEEKGLGLAPQAQLKTFKPFFVDFSLPYSVIRGEQTKVPLTVHNYLPVCAEVHVKISVPKGIKFVGHPGKHLLTRKKCVAPGKAKPTSIVLAFAELGHSNITAKAFAYAGSCCQDGSPFAKNGRHPEDIYPDKRMPIGTDYVRRSILIEAEGLTREYTYSVFFCPNEKIHIFTPNKYEYQYVRKPAWMGHFEVSVKAHHNAHLVLSAGPHDMAEMTEIVIGGRQNTKTWISTSKMGEPVASAETPAILSWDEFRSFWVSWANGVVQVGHGPSALNESVIVSWAPPRPLDVKYVGFSTGWGSVGEFKIWRKKEADENHNEAFTLGVPHNVIPGSERATASVIGDVMGPTLNNLDNLLQLPFGCGEQNMIHFAPNIFVLKYLQKTRQLSAEVEREATDYLLQGYQRQLTYKRQDGSYSAFGERDSSGSMWLTAFVLKSFAQSRGFIFIDPKELSAAKDWLIRHQKEDGSFPARGRILNKDIQGGVHGKISLTAYVVATLLETGVASEEEKSSVAKAKHFLESNFFSAEDPYTAVLTAYSLTLLRSLSAPAALRKMNAMALTQDGFTHWSLMGTLATDEDTFMGFNDGLSQSVVSAEVEMTAYALLTYTALGDVASALPVVKWLSQQRNALGGFSSTQDTCVALQALAEYAILSYVGGVNLTISLASTNLDYQETFELNRGNKKLLQTARIPSLPTGLFVSAKGDGCCLLQIDVAYNVPDPVAKPSFQLLVNLQEPKMKRHRRAPPRPPKPGPPEETPQRRAEQALGDDDDPAADQDQQEYRVMVEACMRWLHLGSSNMAVLEVPLFSGFRADLESLEQLLSNKQIGLKRYEVDGRKVLFYFDEIPSQCVTCVKFVAFREYVVGKTAPVPIKVYDYYEPAFEATRFYNVSENSPLARELCDGPLCNEVESGASHWVGFVHTGLCNSLSGCQEEGYFEQCECSRDCGSGGDPVCGSDGLVYPNHCQMEVAACGNGTRIEQVPLAQCAAGQNHPGETEPDFRPLELPGLSEQETPIGETPRPLDLCFWRY; encoded by the exons GTGCCCCCGGGGCTACGGGGCCAGGCTCACCTCAAGGTTTGGGGCAACCGTCACTTGGCGGAAGAGGGCTACATTTTCCACAACCACACCACGGTCACCATCGACAGCAAAGGCGCCTCCGTCTTCATCCAGACTGACAAACCTGTCTACAAGCCGAAACAGAAAG TGCTGATCAACCTGTTCACCGTCAACCCGGACTTGCGGCCCGTCGATGAGAAG gtTGAAGCCTACATTGTG GATCCTCGTGGGTCTCGGATGATCGAATGGAACAACCTGAAGCCAGTTTGCTGCG GCGTCCTCAACGTCAGCTTCCCTCTGTCTGACCAGCCTGTCTTCGGAGAGTGGGTCATTTTTGCCGCATTGCAAGGCCAGGTGTACAACAAGACCTTCGAAGTCCAGAAGTATG TTTTACCCAAATTCGAGGTGCGCATCGACCCCCCGCGCTATATCCGGGACCTCAGCGCATGTGAGAAAGCGACCGTCCACGCCAG GTACACTTTTGGGAAGCCGGTCACCGGCCGGCTGACCATCAACATGACGGTCAACGGAGTCGGCTACTACAAGCATGAGTCCGGCCACCCGGTCCTCAAAACCATGGAG ATCGACGGCTCTGCAGATTTCGACGTGTGCGTGAGTGACATGATGCCGGCCGACGTCCCTGAGCATTTCCGCGGCACCGTGAGCATCTGGGCAACCGTCACGGGGGCCGACGGCAGCCGCCAGGTCACCTTCGACGACTCCACACCTGTCCAGAAGCAGCTGGTCGACATCAAGTACAGCAGGGGGACACCGAAACACTTCAAGCCGGGCCTGCCGTACAGGGCCAAG GTGGAAGTCACGTACCCGGACGGGAGCCCGGCGGACGGCGTGAGGGTCCGGGTCAAGGCTGAGCTCACCCCCAAGGACAACATCTACACCAGCGAGCTGGTGTCGCGCGGCGGATCGGTGGAGTTCGAAATCCCCTCCATCCCCTCGGCTGCCCAGTACGTCTGGCTGGAG accaaaGTCACGGCCCTGGGAGGGGCGTCCGCCGGGGACCAGTACCTTCCCAGTTTCCTCTCCATCAGCGGCTGGTATTCTCCCAGCAAGTGCTACATCCAACTCCAGATGCCAGAACGGCCTTTCCAG gtgggTGAAGAGGCATCCGTCGTGCTGAAGTCCACCTGCCCGTGCAATTTCACCCTCTACTATGAGGTGGTTTCACGGGGGAACATCGTCCTCTCGGGGGTGCAGCCCTCAGACGTCACCCGACAAAGGAGCAAGAGGGATGTTCACGGGAGCGGAGGCGTCACCCACGTCCCAGGCACGGCTTTgcggcagggccgtcttacccataggcgcaaggggtgcggggcacccgggcaccaggctctcaggggcgccaggccaagagtccggggcccgagagttgagtctggggaagaggcaCAA CATTGGGGGTggtctagatggcccttgggggctCCCTTCCGAGTCTGTGGTTCTGCAAAGGAACCCCAAAGGTCTTGGGGGTCTAAGGGACCTGCTTTGTCCAGGGCCTTGCAAATCAATGTGTTTAATTTGACGGCATCATCCGGATACAAGATTGCTGCCTTTCTACCCCTCCCCTTAGGCCCGACGGCCCCTCCTGCGCCCGAGATGAACACCTGCGTCACCTCGGTCCGCTTCTCCGTGACCCCCAAGATGGCCCCCCTGGGACGCCTCCTTGCCTACTACGTTCGGGAAGACGGGGAAGGGGTCACCGACAGCCTGCAGTTTGCTGTCAAGCCCTCCTTCGAGAACCAG GTTTCCGTGGCCTTTTCCACCAACGAGACCCGGCCGGGAGACACGCTGACCCTCAAGGTGTCCGCAGCCAAGGGGAGCTGCGTCTGCCTGGCCGCAGTGGACAAGAGCGTCCACCTCCTCAAGCCGGGCTTCCAGCTGACCACGGACCAG ATCTTCCAGGAGATGGCGGACTACGACGTATCGGACGCCTTTGGCGCCGCCAAGGAAGATGGGCATTTCTGGTGGGCAGGGATGTCCTCCCGCCGGCGCCgttcctccatctttccctggCACTGGGACATTACCAAGGATGCCCGCTTTGCGTTCACG GAAACAGGCCTAGTGGTCATGACGGACGTGGTCAGTCTCCACCACCGGCAGCACGGAGGGATGTACACGGACGAGGCCGTCCCGGCTTTCCAGCCCCACACGGGGACCCTCGTCGCCTCGGCCCCCTCCCGGGTGGCACCCAG AGCAGATAAGAAGAAAAGGACCTTTTTCCCCGAGACGTGGCTGTGGCGCTGCTTCAACGTCAG CGACATCTCCAGAGAAGCCCAGCTGCGGGTGGAGACGCCCGGCTCCATCACCACGTGGCTGGCAGAGGCCGTGGGCATCTCGGAGGAGAAGGGTCTTGGCCTGGCCCCCCAAGCTCAGCTGAAGACCTTCAAGCCCTTCTTCGTAGACTTCTCCCTGCCCTACAGCGTCATCCGTGGGGAGCAGACCAAGGTCCCCCTGACCGTCCACAACTACCTGCCCGTGTGTGCGGAG GTCCACGTCAAGATCTCGGTGCCCAAAGGGATCAAGTTTGTCGGCCACCCCGGGAAGCATCTCTTGACCCGGAAGAAGTGCGTCGCCCCCGGGAAAGCCAAGCCGACGTCCATCGTCCTGGCCTTCGCTGAACTGGGGCACAGCAACATCACAG CCAAAGCCTTTGCTTACGCCGGGAGCTGCTGCCAGGACGGCTCTCCGTTCGCCAAGAACGGGAGGCACCCTGAGGACATCTATCCCGACAAGAGGATGCCGATCGGGACCGACTACGTCCGGAGGAGCATCTTAATCGAG gcagagggcctcacCCGGGAATACACCTACAGCGTCTTTTTCTGCCCTAACG AGAAAATCCACATTTTCACCCCCAACAAATACGAGTACCAGTACGTGAGGAAGCCAGCCTGGATGGGGCATTTTGAGGTGTCCGTCAAAGCCCACCACAACGCCCACCTGGTGCTGTCGGCCGGACCCCACGACATGGCCGAGATGACGGAGATCGTGATCGGGGGCCGCCAGAACACCAAGACCTGGATCTCGACCAGCAAGATGGGGGAGCCCGTGGCCAGCGCAGAGACGCCCGCCATCCTCTCCTGGGACGAGTTCCGGAGCTTTTGGGTCAGCTGGGCCAACGGGGTCGTCCAG GTGGGCCACGGCCCCTCCGCCCTCAACGAGTCGGTCATTGTGAGCTGGGCGCCCCCCCGGCCGCTGGACGTGAAGTACGTGGGGTTCTCCACAGGCTGGGGCTCGGTCGGCGAGTTCAAGATCTGGAGGAAGAAGGAGGCGGACGAGAACCACAATGAGGCGTTCACCCTGGGCGTCCCTCACAACGTCATCCCCGGGTCGGAACGGGCTACCGCCTCCGTCATCG GGGACGTGATGGGCCCGACTCTCAACAACTTGGACAACCTCTTGCAACTGCCTTTTGGCTGCGGGGAGCAGAATATGATCCATTTTGCGCCCAACATCTTCGTCCTCAAGTATCTGCAGAAAACGCGGCAGCTCAGTGCCGAGGTGGAAAGGGAGGCGACAGATTACCTGCTGCAAG GGTACCAGCGCCAGCTGACCTACAAGAGGCAGGACGGATCCTACAGTGCCTTTGGCGAGAGGGATTCCTCGGGGAGCATGTG GCTCACCGCCTTTGTCCTAAAGTCCTTTGCTCAGTCGCGGGGGTTCATCTTCATCGACCCCAAGGAGCTTTCGGCCGCCAAGGACTGGCTCATCCGGCACCAGAAAGAGGACGGATCGTTCCCAGCAAGAGGGCGGATTTTGAACAAGGACATTCAG GGAGGAGTCCACGGGAAGATATCGCTGACGGCGTACGTGGTCGCCACCCTGCTGGAGACAGGAGTCGCCTCCGAG GAAGAAAAGAGTTCAGTGGCCAAGGCCAAGCACTTTTTGGAATCCAACTTCTTCTCGGCCGAAGACCCCTACACGGCCGTGCTGACCGCCTATTCGCTCACGCTCCTGCGAAGCCTCTCTGCGCCCGCTGCCCTGCGGAAGATGAACGCCATGGCGCTCACGCAAG ACGGCTTCACTCACTGGAGTCTTATGGGCACCCTGGCGACGGACGAGGACACTTTCATGGGCTTCAACGACGGGCTCTCCCAGTCGG TGGTTTCAGCCGAAGTTGAGATGACAGCTTACGCCCTCTTGACGTACACCGCCCTGGGGGACGTGGCGTCGGCGCTGCCTGTCGTCAAATGGCTGTCGCAGCAGAGGAACGCCCTGGGGGGGTTTTCCTCCACCCAG GACACCTGCGTGGCCCTCCAGGCTTTGGCCGAATACGCCATCCTCTCCTACGTCGGAGGCGTCAACCTCACGATCTCTCTGGCCTCCACCAACTTGGACTACCAGGAGACGTTTGAGCTGAACCGGGGCAACAAGAAACTGCTGCAAACAGCCAGG ATCCCTTCGCTCCCCACGGGGCTGTTTGTGAGCGCCAAGGGAGACGGCTGCTGCCTCTTGCAG ATTGACGTGGCCTACAACGTCCCCGACCCGGTGGCCAAGCCCTCCTTCCAGCTGCTGGTCAACCTGCAGGAGCCCAAGATGAAGAGGCACCGGAGAGCCCCCCCGCGGCCCCCCAAGCCCGGCCCCCCGGAGGAGACCCCCCAGCGCAGGGCTGAGCAGGCACTGGGGGACGACGATGACCCAGCTGCCGACCAGGACCAGCAGGAGTACCGGGTGATGGTGGAAGCCTGCATGAG GTGGCTGCATTTGGGGTCTTCCAACATGGCCGTCCTGGAGGTGCCCCTCTTTTCGGGCTTCCGAGCCGACCTGGAAAGTCTGGAACAG CTCCTCTCCAACAAGCAGATCGGCCTGAAACGCTACGAGGTGGACGGCCGGAAAGTCCTCTTCTATTTCGACGAG ATCCCCAGCCAGTGCGTGACCTGCGTCAAATTCGTGGCCTTCCGGGAATACGTCGTGGGGAAGACGGCCCCCGTCCCCATCAAAGTGTACGACTACTACGAACCAG CCTTCGAAGCCACTCGATTCTACAACGTCAGCGAGAACAGCCCCCTGGCCCGGGAGCTCTGCGACGGCCCCCTCTGCAACGAGGTGGAGAGCGGCGCCAGCCACTGGGTCG GTTTCGTCCACACGGGGCTCTGCAACAGCCTCTCGGGCTGCCAGGAGGAAGGCTACTTTGAGCAGTGTGAGTGTTCGCGGGATTGCGGCTCCGGCGGGGACCCCGTCTGCGGCTCCGACGGCCTCGTCTACCCCAACCACTGCCAGATGGAAGTGGCCGCATGCGGGAACGGCACTCGGATCGAGCAAGTCCCCCTGGCCCAGTGCGCGGCCG GCCAGAATCACCCGGGAGAGACAGAGCCTGACTTCCGACCTCTGGAACTGCCTGGTCTCTCGGAGCAAGAAACCCCGATCGGTGAGACCCCCCGACCTCTGGATCTCTGCTTCTggagatat